Proteins from a genomic interval of Zingiber officinale cultivar Zhangliang chromosome 1B, Zo_v1.1, whole genome shotgun sequence:
- the LOC122038347 gene encoding wall-associated receptor kinase 3-like: MCIFMIYERKKYVKAKEQHFKEHGGWKLLEEIKGKQGLRFKIFKINELEEATNKFDETRVLGRGGHGTVYKGILEDGHVIAIKKSKFIDESQKNEYGKEMLILSQINHKNIVKILGCCLEVEVPILVYEYVSNGTLHHLIHEKSKISPFSLSARLRIAYDSADALAYLHSTASPPIIHGDVKSSNILLDENYMAKVSDFGASKLVPKDENQLATLVQGTCGYLDPEYLQTCKLTDKSDVYSFGVVLLELLTGKKAIYFEDSRQERNLASTFLLSMKDNRHYEILDNEVKNEGDIQLIQELSDLCKQCLKISGEERPTMKEVAQVLNRLMKFKQHPWIQENNETKILLV; this comes from the coding sequence ATGTGTATCTTTATGATATACGAAAGAAAGAAATATGTGAAGGCGAAAGAACAACATTTTAAAGAACATGGAGGTTGGAAATTACTAGAAGAAATCAAAGGAAAGCAAGGCCTTAGATTTAAGATATTCAAGATAAACGAACTAGAAGAGGCAACAAATAAATTTGATGAGACTAGAGTCCTTGGGCGTGGAGGGCATGGGACTGTTTATAAAGGAATTTTGGAAGATGGTCATGTCATTGcaataaaaaaatcaaagtttATTGATGAGAGCCAAAAAAATGAATATGGAAAAGAGATGCTTATCTTGTCACAGATCAACCACAAAAACATAGTCAAGATCTTAGGTTGTTGCCTTGAAGTGGAGGTTCCTATATTGGTTTATGAGTATGTCTCCAATGGAACCCTTCATCATCTAATCCACGAAAAAAGCAAGATATCTCCCTTTTCCTTGAGTGCTCGCCTAAGGATTGCTTATGACTCTGCTGATGCATTGGCCTACTTGCATTCAACAGCTTCACCTCCAATCATTCACGGAGATGTGAAGTCTTCCAACATACTTTTGGATGAAAACTACATGGCTAAAGTCTCAGATTTCGGAGCTTCAAAGCTAGTGCCTAAAGATGAAAATCAGCTTGCAACCTTGGTGCAAGGAACTTGTGGTTATCTAGATCCTGAGTATCTTCAAACATGCAAACTAACTGATAAAAGCGATGTTTATAGTTTTGGTGTTGTTCTTCTTGAGCTATTGACAGGTAAAAAGGCAATTTACTTTGAAGACTCTCGACAAGAGAGAAATCTTGCATCGACTTTTCTTTTGTCTATGAAGGACAATCGACATTATGAGATCTTGGACAATGAAGTAAAAAATGAAGGAGATATACAACTAATTCAAGAACTCAGTGATCTTTGCAAGCAATGCCTAAAAATTAGTGGAGAAGAAAGGCCTACCATGAAAGAAGTTGCACAAGTGTTGAACAGATTGATGAAATTCAAGCAGCATCCATGGATACAGGAGAATAATGAGACAAAGATATTActtgtttaa